In the genome of Gemmatimonadales bacterium, the window AGCTGGGCCGCGAGCCCACGCCGTCCGAGATCGCCGAGGGCATGGACATCTCGATGGAAGAGGTGCAGAAAACCCTCTCCATCTCGCAGAACCACCTCTCGCTGGACGCCCCGCTCACCCCGGGCGAAGACAACAAGCTCCTCGATTATCTCCCCGACACGCAGAACCCCGGCCCCGATTCGGAGACCTTCGAGCACGCGCTCACCGAGTCAATAGAGGAAGTGCTCTCGACGCTCAAGGAGCGCGAGGCGAAGATCCTCCGGCTCTACTTCGGCCTGGATGGCCCCGAGCCGATGACGCTGGAAGAAATCGGCAGCCTGCTCGGCATCACGCGCGAGCGGGTGCGGCAGATCAAGGAGAAGGCGCTGAGTCGGCTGCGCCATGTGAGCCGGGCGCGCGCGCTGGAGAGTTTTCTGGCCTGAGCGCCGCGGCCACCTGATCCCACTCGATGAGAAATGCGTCGTGCCCGTACACCGAGGCGATCTCGGTGTAACGGGCGTTTGCGCCCGCCGCCCGATAGGCGGCGGTCCAGTCGCGCACCTCCGCGGGGTAGTAGAGGATATCGCTGTCGATCCCGACGCCAACGATCTCACGCACCCGCTCGGCCGTGGCGCGCCCGGCGGCGGCGAGGTCGCCCACGTCGTGGAGATCCATGGCGCGCATGAGCGCCACATAGCTCGCGGCGTCGAACCGCGCCACCAGCTTTTCGCCCTGGCGGCGGAGGTAATGCTCCACGTCGAATCGCCCGGCGGTCCGGGTGCGTTCGCGTCCGAAGCGCGCCGCGAATTCGGGCGCCGAGCGGTAGGTGATCATCGCGATCGCGCGCGCGGCCGCGAGCCCGGCGGCCGGGCCACCGCCGGCCGGGTACCGGCCTCCTTGCCACGCCGGGTCGGCCTCGATGACCATCCGCTGCGTCGCGTTCCAGGCGATGGCCTGCGCGGACGTTGCGGCCGGCGCCGCGAACACGACAAGCCGGTCCACCGGCACCGGGCTCAGGCGCCCCCACTGGAGGGCCACCATGCCGCCGAGCGAGCCGCCGCTCACGCAGGCAAGGCGCGTGACGGCGAGGTGCTCGAGCAGCGGCACGTGCGCGCGGGCCAGGTCGAGCGAGCTCAGAGCAGGGAACCGGGGACGCGCGCCGGCCGGCCACTCGCCCGGGCCGGTCGAGCCGTAGCAGCCACCCAGCAGGTTGGCGCTGACGATGGCGTGACGCGTGGTATCGAGCGCGCGACCCGGCCCCACGAGCGGCCCCCACCAGTCCGCCACGTGCGCGTTGCCGGTGAGCGCGTGGAACGCGAGAATCCAGCCGTGCTCTTCCGCGGCCTCGATGTCGCCCGTGACCTCGAAGCGGAGGCGCGCATCCTCCAGCACCTCACCGGCGGCCGTGGTGAAGCTGCCGAGCGCGAAGTCGCGCGCCACGCCGGGCGTGGGGGATGTCACGGTCATAGGGACCCGGCGGCCGCGCCGGGCCGGACGGGCGCGGCGCCGGTGCTCACCTCGGTGAGCCGGCCGGTGTCGACGTCGAACACCATGCCGCGGATCACCGTCGTCCGCGCGATGAGCGGCGACGCGCGCAGGAACGCGACGTCGTCGCGCACGCTCTCCTCCAGATCGGCAAACCCCTGCACGTCGAGCTGACTCGCGTCGGCGCCCAGATCGCGTTTCACCCGGGCGCGGACGTCATCGTTGCTCAAGCCCAGCATGGCGCACCGCGTGTGGTGCACCACCGCGATTTCGTTGGTGCCGGCCATCCGCTCCGATACGACGAGCGAGCGCAGCGCCTCGCGGGTGCGCCCGCCGGCGTTCCGGATCACGAACGCGCTTCCCTGATCGAGCCCGAACGCGACGAGCGGTACGATCCGCGGGTCCATGCAGGTGACGAGCGCGAGCCGGCAGTCGCCCAGCGGACGGATCGCGCGCGGCTCGAGGCCGCGCACGTATTCCGCGTTTGCCTCGAGCATGGCATCGACAGCGGAGGTCATCGGCCGGTCCGCTCCCGGGTCACCGCGCGCCCGCCGTGGCGGGGACCGCCGTGCGGCGCGCATCCGGCTCGACCTCGTCCGGCGTGCCGAGCGCCTGATCGAGATCCCCGATGAGGTCGCGCACGTCCTCGAGCCCGAGCGAGAGGCGGATGAGCTCGGGCGCCACGCCGGTGGCGCGCTGCTGCTCGGCGGTAAGCTGCTCGTGCGTGGTCGAGGCCGGGTGGATGATGAGGGACTTCGCGTCGCCCACGTTGGCGAGCAGCGAGAAGAGCTTCACCCGATCGATCACCGCCCGCGCGGCCGGATGACCGCCCTTCACCCCGAAGGTGAGCACGCCGCCGAACCCGCCGTCGAGGTATTTCTCCGCGTTGGCGTGCTGCGGGTGGCTCGCGAGCCCCGGATACGAGACCCACTCCACGCGAGCGTCCGCCGCGAGCCACTTGGCCACGGCGAGCGCGGCCGCCGAATGCCGCGCCATGCGGAGCGGCAGCGTTTCGATGCCCTGGAGGAACGCGAACGCGTTCCAGGGCGAGAGCGCGGGGCCCAGATCGCGAAGCAGCTGCACCCGCAGCTTGATGATGAACGCCATTGGCCCGAACGCCTCGGTGTATACCAGCCCGTGATAGGACGGGTCGGGGCTGCTGAACTCGGGGAACCGCCGGCGCGCGGCGGGGCTGGTCCAGTCGAAGCGCCCCGCGTCGATCACGACGCCGCCGATGGCGGTGCCGTGCCCGCCGATCCACTTGGTGGCCGAGTGCAGCACGATGTCGGCGCCGTAGCGGATGGGCCGGCAGAGGAAGGGCGTGGCAAAGGTGTTGTCCACCACGAGCGGGATGCCGGCGTCGTGGGCGATGCCGGCCAGCGCCTCGAGGTCGGGCACGTCGAGCCGCGGGTTGCCGATGATCTCGGTGTAGAGGAGTCGCGTGCCATCGTCGATGGCGCGCCGCACCTGGTCCAGATCGTGGATGTCCACGAACCGGGTGGTGATCCCCCACTTGGGCAGGCTGTAGGCGAACAGGTTGTGGGTGCCGCCATAGAGCGTGTGCGAGGAGACGACGTTGTCGCCCGCACGGCAGAGATTGAGCACGGTGAGGGTTTCGGCCGCCTGTCCGCTCGCGAGGGCCAGCGCCGCAACGCCGCCCTCGAGCTCGGTCATCCGCTTCTCGAAGACGTCGCTCGTCGGGTTCATGATCCGGGTGTAGATGTTGCCGAACTCCCGGAGGCCGAAGAGATTCGCGGCGTGCGCGGTGTCGTTGAACACGTAGCTCGTGGTGGCGTAGATCGGCACGGCGCGTGAATTGGTCGCCGGGTCCGGCGCCTGCCCCGCATGGACGGCAAGCGTGTCGAGATGGTAGGACATCGCGGGTTCCCTCGGGAAAATGGCGAATGCAGAGGCCCGACTCACGTCGCGTGAGCCGGGCCCCGGCGTACCGTCACCATATGACTCGCAGGCTCGCGCGTCAAGAGCGCCGCCCGCTTGCCCGTCCGCCCGCGCCGCGGTTAAGCTCCCCGCAGTCTCCAACCGCCCCAGCGTTCCCATGGCCAGCACCGCCTCGTTCGACATCTCCACGGGCGCCGACTTGCAGGAAGTCGACAACGCCGTCAACCAGGCGCTGAAGGAGGTCGGCCAGCGTTATGACTTCAAGGGCAGCCACTGCACCATCGAGTTCGAGCGGAACAAGGCCGAGCTGCGCTTGAGCGCCGACGACAGCTTCCGGATGGACGCACTGCTCGACGTGCTGCGCGGGCGGCTCATCAAGCGCGGCGTGCCCGTGAAGAATCTCCAGATCGGCGAGCCGGTCGAAGGAAGCGGCGGTTCCGTCCGGCGCACGATCGTGCTCACCCAGGGGATCGCGGGCGACGTGGCCAAGCGGATCGTCAAGGCGGTGAAGGACGGCGGGTTCAAGCGGGCTCAAACCAGCATTCAGGGCGACGAGGTCCGGGTGACGAGCCCGTCGAAGGACGAGCTGCAGAGCGTCATCGCGCTCCTCCGGAGCCAGGATTTCGGGATCGAGCTCCGATTTGGCAACTACCGCGGCTGAGCGGCGCGTCGGCGCCGCGCTGCTCGGTGCCGCGGCGGCCGCGGTGCTCGCGGCGGCGTTCGTCGGCAGCTGCGCCCCTCCCGCGCCGGCCGGCGCGCCAACCCCGATGGGCGCCCCCGCGAGCGGCGAGCCGATCCTGCAGGTGGGGCTCATCGTCGGTGCGCCCGCGGTGACGCTCGGCGGGGACGCCGCGCTCCTCGTGACCGGCCCCGATGGCACGCGCCTCACCCAGGTGCCGGCCGGCGACACCTGGCGCGCATCCGCCACGACCGACGGCATCTCGCTCGCCACCGGCTCCGGCGTTGCCACCGGCAATGTGCCGCAGGCGGTGGTGACGCCGGCGGAGCCGGGCGCGCCCGTGCGGGTGAACGGCCGCGCATATCGCGGCGCGCTCACGCTCTTTCGCGACCGCACCGGGCTCACCGTGGTGAACCAGGTGCCGATAGAGGCGTATCTCCTCGGCGTCGTATCCGCCGAGATGGGGCGGCGCGCCGCGAGCGAGCGCGAGGCGCTCCGCGCGCAGGCCGTCGTGTCGCGCACTTACGCGCTGCGCAACGTGGGGCGCTGGCGCGCGCAGGGTTTCGATCTCTATGCCACCGTGGCCGACCAGGTGTACGCGGGCATCGGCGCCGAGACGCCCGAGGGTCGCGAGGCCGTCGAGTCCACCCGCGGGCTCTTCGTCGCCTGGAACGGCGCGCCGATCGACGCCTTCTTCTTCTCGACCTGCGGCGGCCGCACGGCGGAGGGCACGGAAATTTTCCGCGGCGCGGCGCGGCCGTATCTCCGCTCGGTGTCCGATGTGGGTCCGGATGGCATCGCCTATTGCAGCATCTCGCCGCGCTTTCACTGGCGGGAGGAGTGGTCGGGCGACGCGCTGCGCGCGGTGCTCCGGCGCACGCTCCCCGCCGCAGTTGGTGCCCCGCCACCGCGCCTCGACGAGCTGCAGGATGTCCGAGTGGAAAGCCGCAGCGCGTCGGGCCGCGTGGCCGAGCTCGGCATTGTCCTGCCCGGTGAGGAGCTCAGGGTGGATGGCCCGCTCGTACGGCAGGTGCTCCATACCGCCGCGGGCGAGCCGCTCCGGAGCAATGCGTTCGCGCTCACACCGACGCTCGCCGGCGGCCGGCTCACTCACCTTGTAGCCGAGGGAGGCGGCAATGGGCACGGCGTCGGGTTCTGCCAGTGGGGCGCCGTGGGCCGGGCGCGGGCCGGCCAGACGTTCGATCGCATCCTCGCAGCGTATTACCCGGATACCGAGTTGAGCCGCCTCTACTGAGGCGCCGGCTCACTGGAGCGAGCGCGTGGGCGACACGTTGAAGGTCGGGGTCATCGGCGCGGGCGCGATCACCCAGATCGCACACCTGCCGACGTTCAAGAAAATGAAGACCGACGTGCGCGCGCTCTGCGACAGCGACCTGCCGAAGGCCCGCGCGCTGGCCGAGCGGTACGGCATCAAGGACGCATTCGACGACATCGAGGAGCTGCTGCGCTACGAGGAGCTGGACGCGGTCGTGGTCTGCTCGCCGACGCACCTGCACGAATCCCACATCCTCGCCGCGCTCTCCGCCAACCTGCACGTACTGGTCGAGAAGCCGCTCACGATTTCGCTCGCGAGCGCGCAGCGGATTCAGCGCGCGGTCGAGCGGCGCGGGCGCGTCGTGCTCGTCGGGATGAATCATCGCTACCGGCCGGACGTCCAGATCGTCCGCAGCTTCGTCCAGAGCGGCGAGCTGGGCGCGCTCGAGAGCGCGCGCGGCAGTTGGCACGTGTACCGCCCCGCGCGCGCGCAGCTCGGCTGGCGCACCCGGCGGGAGCAGTCGGGCGGCGGGGCGATGTTCGATCTGGGGCTCACGATTCTCGACCTCAGCCTCTGGCTCGCGGGCAATCCCCCCCCGATCCGCGCGAGCGCCGCCCTCGACCGCGCCGGCAAGGACCGGGTGGAGCAGTCCGGCAGCGCGTTCCTGGTATGCGATGGCGGGTTCTGCCTCTTCTTCGACGTGACCTGGCGCCACATCGGCGAGGGAGAACGCTTCGGTGTCGGGATCCG includes:
- a CDS encoding carbonic anhydrase gives rise to the protein MTSAVDAMLEANAEYVRGLEPRAIRPLGDCRLALVTCMDPRIVPLVAFGLDQGSAFVIRNAGGRTREALRSLVVSERMAGTNEIAVVHHTRCAMLGLSNDDVRARVKRDLGADASQLDVQGFADLEESVRDDVAFLRASPLIARTTVIRGMVFDVDTGRLTEVSTGAAPVRPGAAAGSL
- a CDS encoding YajQ family cyclic di-GMP-binding protein; its protein translation is MASTASFDISTGADLQEVDNAVNQALKEVGQRYDFKGSHCTIEFERNKAELRLSADDSFRMDALLDVLRGRLIKRGVPVKNLQIGEPVEGSGGSVRRTIVLTQGIAGDVAKRIVKAVKDGGFKRAQTSIQGDEVRVTSPSKDELQSVIALLRSQDFGIELRFGNYRG
- the metX gene encoding homoserine O-acetyltransferase, whose protein sequence is MTVTSPTPGVARDFALGSFTTAAGEVLEDARLRFEVTGDIEAAEEHGWILAFHALTGNAHVADWWGPLVGPGRALDTTRHAIVSANLLGGCYGSTGPGEWPAGARPRFPALSSLDLARAHVPLLEHLAVTRLACVSGGSLGGMVALQWGRLSPVPVDRLVVFAAPAATSAQAIAWNATQRMVIEADPAWQGGRYPAGGGPAAGLAAARAIAMITYRSAPEFAARFGRERTRTAGRFDVEHYLRRQGEKLVARFDAASYVALMRAMDLHDVGDLAAAGRATAERVREIVGVGIDSDILYYPAEVRDWTAAYRAAGANARYTEIASVYGHDAFLIEWDQVAAALRPENSPARAPGSHGAADSAPSP
- a CDS encoding SpoIID/LytB domain-containing protein — protein: MATTAAERRVGAALLGAAAAAVLAAAFVGSCAPPAPAGAPTPMGAPASGEPILQVGLIVGAPAVTLGGDAALLVTGPDGTRLTQVPAGDTWRASATTDGISLATGSGVATGNVPQAVVTPAEPGAPVRVNGRAYRGALTLFRDRTGLTVVNQVPIEAYLLGVVSAEMGRRAASEREALRAQAVVSRTYALRNVGRWRAQGFDLYATVADQVYAGIGAETPEGREAVESTRGLFVAWNGAPIDAFFFSTCGGRTAEGTEIFRGAARPYLRSVSDVGPDGIAYCSISPRFHWREEWSGDALRAVLRRTLPAAVGAPPPRLDELQDVRVESRSASGRVAELGIVLPGEELRVDGPLVRQVLHTAAGEPLRSNAFALTPTLAGGRLTHLVAEGGGNGHGVGFCQWGAVGRARAGQTFDRILAAYYPDTELSRLY
- a CDS encoding O-acetylhomoserine aminocarboxypropyltransferase/cysteine synthase family protein; the encoded protein is MSYHLDTLAVHAGQAPDPATNSRAVPIYATTSYVFNDTAHAANLFGLREFGNIYTRIMNPTSDVFEKRMTELEGGVAALALASGQAAETLTVLNLCRAGDNVVSSHTLYGGTHNLFAYSLPKWGITTRFVDIHDLDQVRRAIDDGTRLLYTEIIGNPRLDVPDLEALAGIAHDAGIPLVVDNTFATPFLCRPIRYGADIVLHSATKWIGGHGTAIGGVVIDAGRFDWTSPAARRRFPEFSSPDPSYHGLVYTEAFGPMAFIIKLRVQLLRDLGPALSPWNAFAFLQGIETLPLRMARHSAAALAVAKWLAADARVEWVSYPGLASHPQHANAEKYLDGGFGGVLTFGVKGGHPAARAVIDRVKLFSLLANVGDAKSLIIHPASTTHEQLTAEQQRATGVAPELIRLSLGLEDVRDLIGDLDQALGTPDEVEPDARRTAVPATAGAR
- a CDS encoding Gfo/Idh/MocA family oxidoreductase; translation: MGDTLKVGVIGAGAITQIAHLPTFKKMKTDVRALCDSDLPKARALAERYGIKDAFDDIEELLRYEELDAVVVCSPTHLHESHILAALSANLHVLVEKPLTISLASAQRIQRAVERRGRVVLVGMNHRYRPDVQIVRSFVQSGELGALESARGSWHVYRPARAQLGWRTRREQSGGGAMFDLGLTILDLSLWLAGNPPPIRASAALDRAGKDRVEQSGSAFLVCDGGFCLFFDVTWRHIGEGERFGVGIRGSKGTAAVNPLKVWKELHGVPTDVAPTGSGGRENPFLASFRAQWAHFEAAVAGDTAVPRLDEQVVLHRVLEAIYRSAQDGRDVQL